One genomic segment of Impatiens glandulifera chromosome 6, dImpGla2.1, whole genome shotgun sequence includes these proteins:
- the LOC124941808 gene encoding signal peptidase complex subunit 3B-like: MHSFGFRANALLTFAVTVLALICTMTSLSDNLNTPSPSADVQVKDIYWFQKSTKGDDEVSMTLNVTANLESLFTWNTKQVFVFLAAEYETAKNSWNQISLWDGIIPSKEHAKFSIHTTNKYRFSDQGSNLRGKDYNLTLHWHVMPKTGKMLADKIVMSGYRLPEEYRRRSAAAAA, from the exons atgCATTCGTTTGGATTCAGAGCAAACGCCTTGTTAACTTTCGCCGTCACTGTTCTTGCATTGATATGCACCATGACTTCTCTCTCCGATAATCTCAATACTCCCTCTCCATCTGCCGATGTTCAG GTCAAGGACATTTATTGGTTCCAGAAATCAACCAAGGGAGACGACGAG GTTAGCATGACATTGAATGTTACAGCAAACTTGGAATCCTTGTTTACTTGGAATACAAAACAg GTTTTTGTTTTCTTAGCTGCAGAATATGAAACCGCGAAAAATTCATGGAATCAG ATCTCTTTATGGGATGGTATAATACCGTCGAAAGAACATGCCAAATTCTCAATTCACACGACAAACAAGTATCGGTTCAGTGATCAG GGAAGCAATCTCCGAGGAAAGGATTACAATTTGACCCTTCATTGGCATGTGATGCCCAAAACTGGAAAGATGTTAGCTGATAAAATAGTCATGTCTGGTTATCGTTTGCCAGAGGAATATAGACGACGATCTGCAGCAGCAGCAGCGTAG